In Legionella cardiaca, a genomic segment contains:
- the sohB gene encoding protease SohB → MEFLSAYGLFLLKVLTLVIAVLLTFAGIAALSRKPKPKLEITSLNKKYEETMQQMSHDIKNKKPEKKKKKKVSDDKPSLYVIDFHGDIKASEADQLRDAITAILAIAEPNDEVVVRIESPGGAVNSYGLAASQLQRVRDKNIPLTVCIDKMAASGGYLMACVAHTIIAAPFAIIGSIGVVAQLPNFHRWLKKNDIDVELLTAGEYKRTLTIFGENTEKGRQKFQEDLEKIHQAFRTYVLVNRPQLNIDEVATGEHWLAKDAFDLRLVDQLKTSDDYLTEKMATFNAFKITTHGKKSLVEKLLKPVTKLVHPWA, encoded by the coding sequence ATGGAATTTCTATCTGCATATGGTTTATTTCTACTGAAAGTATTAACCCTGGTAATTGCTGTATTATTAACTTTTGCGGGTATTGCAGCATTAAGCCGTAAACCCAAACCTAAACTGGAAATTACCTCATTAAATAAGAAATATGAAGAAACAATGCAACAAATGTCTCATGACATCAAAAACAAAAAACCTGAGAAAAAGAAGAAGAAAAAAGTAAGCGATGACAAACCTTCTCTCTATGTTATTGACTTTCATGGTGACATTAAAGCAAGTGAGGCCGACCAGCTACGTGATGCCATTACCGCTATTCTTGCTATTGCCGAACCTAACGATGAAGTGGTTGTTCGTATAGAAAGTCCTGGTGGTGCTGTCAATAGTTACGGTCTTGCTGCCTCGCAATTACAACGAGTACGCGACAAAAATATCCCTTTAACAGTCTGTATTGACAAAATGGCCGCCAGTGGTGGTTATTTAATGGCCTGCGTTGCTCACACTATTATCGCAGCCCCTTTTGCCATTATTGGGTCTATCGGTGTTGTCGCACAATTACCCAATTTTCATCGCTGGTTAAAGAAAAATGATATCGATGTTGAACTGCTAACCGCAGGAGAATATAAACGCACGTTGACAATATTTGGCGAAAATACAGAAAAAGGACGACAAAAATTTCAGGAAGATCTGGAAAAAATTCATCAAGCCTTCAGAACCTATGTTTTGGTAAATCGCCCACAATTAAACATCGATGAGGTTGCAACTGGCGAACACTGGCTAGCGAAAGATGCCTTCGATTTACGTCTTGTTGATCAATTAAAAACGAGTGATGACTACCTTACCGAAAAAATGGCAACATTTAATGCATTTAAAATCACAACGCATGGTAAAAAATCCCTAGTGGAAAAACTGCTTAAGCCAGTAACAAAACTGGTTCATCCCTGGGCCTAA
- a CDS encoding TauD/TfdA family dioxygenase: MEDFSIQEGFPTVFTFKKTNASEWKQKIPHYKAQIQQQLLTHGALLFRDLPLTTAEHFSDFIKAINLGTFVNYIGGDSPRDKVINKIYTSTEAPPHIYIPLHQELSYLKTYPAHVYFYCEIEPEYQGETVIADARKIYNSLDPEVVSRFREKELTYISHYYQKSALMTFINYLARSHKSWMDVFETDSKTIVEQFCQTNEIRWRWLRGNWIELKHTRPALLQHPITKETVWFNQAHLYDFNPKLLGLLNFLAVKLLYFRRLTRLHEVIFADGSTISRADLYHILDTLKKHTVSFPWKKGDVMVLDNVLTMHGRAPFKGKRRILTALTT, encoded by the coding sequence ATGGAAGATTTTAGTATTCAAGAGGGTTTTCCTACAGTTTTTACCTTTAAAAAGACAAATGCCTCAGAATGGAAGCAAAAAATCCCGCATTATAAAGCTCAAATTCAACAACAATTATTAACTCATGGTGCATTGCTTTTTCGGGATTTACCTTTAACTACAGCTGAGCATTTTTCGGATTTTATTAAAGCAATAAATTTAGGGACTTTTGTAAACTACATTGGCGGCGACAGCCCTCGCGACAAAGTAATTAATAAAATATATACGTCCACTGAGGCTCCGCCTCATATTTATATTCCATTACATCAGGAACTTTCATATTTGAAAACTTATCCTGCTCATGTTTACTTTTATTGCGAAATTGAACCCGAATATCAAGGAGAAACGGTCATTGCCGATGCTAGAAAAATCTATAATTCACTGGATCCTGAGGTAGTAAGTCGCTTTCGCGAAAAAGAGTTAACCTATATTTCTCATTACTATCAAAAAAGCGCATTAATGACATTCATTAATTACTTAGCACGCTCCCATAAATCGTGGATGGATGTTTTTGAAACGGATAGCAAAACAATCGTCGAGCAATTTTGCCAAACTAATGAAATTAGATGGCGATGGCTTCGTGGGAACTGGATTGAATTAAAACACACTCGCCCCGCTCTTCTTCAACACCCAATAACTAAAGAAACCGTTTGGTTTAATCAGGCTCATCTTTATGATTTTAACCCTAAATTGTTAGGACTTTTAAATTTTCTTGCGGTCAAACTGCTATATTTTCGTCGCTTAACACGATTACATGAAGTCATTTTCGCTGATGGAAGCACAATATCCCGTGCTGATCTTTACCATATTCTTGATACATTGAAAAAACATACCGTCTCTTTTCCCTGGAAAAAAGGGGATGTTATGGTTTTAGATAATGTCCTTACCATGCACGGCAGAGCTCCTTTTAAAGGAAAACGTAGAATTTTAACTGCCTTAACCACTTAA
- a CDS encoding shikimate kinase, protein MNPCKRIFIVGQPGAGKALVAKKLAEKLGWEFIDADFGLEFRAGRNLRDLLGSEGHQFFYDCESTILSSQLQQENIVVATDGSIVCSEKNRELLLEEFVVFIDVSTSVQLERTARHPTPLLPVSDLKQFLDNLHQERDNFYEQVASLTIDSDDNELEQHLLHITKEAFETNEIKSVAVKLTLDKKDLTLLHRDRYVPIHLSEQQASCLKLLAQGKSSKNIAREMNISFRTVEGNIAKTMELLGCTSSKELIALYHNNP, encoded by the coding sequence ATGAACCCTTGCAAACGAATTTTTATTGTCGGTCAGCCGGGAGCTGGTAAAGCCTTAGTAGCAAAAAAATTAGCAGAAAAACTTGGCTGGGAATTTATCGATGCAGATTTCGGTCTGGAATTTAGAGCTGGACGCAATTTGCGTGATCTATTGGGCAGCGAAGGTCATCAGTTTTTTTATGATTGCGAATCCACCATTTTGTCATCACAATTACAACAAGAAAATATTGTTGTGGCCACCGATGGCAGTATAGTTTGCAGCGAAAAAAATCGCGAACTTCTGTTAGAAGAATTTGTGGTATTTATTGATGTCAGCACATCAGTACAGCTTGAGCGGACTGCTCGCCACCCCACTCCTCTCCTACCCGTCAGCGATCTTAAGCAGTTTCTTGATAACCTTCACCAAGAGCGAGATAACTTCTATGAACAAGTTGCCAGTTTAACTATTGATAGTGATGATAATGAGCTTGAGCAACATTTATTGCACATAACGAAAGAAGCTTTTGAAACCAATGAAATTAAATCTGTTGCTGTCAAGCTGACATTAGATAAAAAAGACTTAACTCTTCTTCATAGAGATCGCTATGTTCCAATTCATTTATCAGAACAACAAGCAAGCTGTCTAAAGTTATTGGCCCAGGGAAAGAGTTCAAAGAATATTGCTCGAGAAATGAATATTTCATTTAGGACTGTGGAAGGTAATATCGCTAAAACCATGGAGTTACTGGGATGCACCTCGAGTAAAGAATTAATTGCCTTATATCATAATAATCCATAA
- a CDS encoding cellulase family glycosylhydrolase, which translates to MKYPLSSFVPLLILTQSVFIHSLQAANVAQPTTCISSQFIASGDEYWKSIILKLTNNCGQSVDFQNATVTFKNKTAINTSFWGDFAPLPYPDNVLNISSQIQTDGNYLATLNLHFPSYPGANSKLPNGNSIQIKYGVSSDQHLEGSTNVYTGTPVQTGSLILNNSSAKPNNVSQNYALVHLTMNGQIVNDIQLPWANTITLTDLAAGNYSLAPESISDSNGNSYQGSATPASFTLAANSVVNSTVSYTLVQQIGKIAIHLQNLPNELTGYTASPSVLLTQVQTGNAISQQLTWNTTTVVSQLKEGSSYNFSTALINYNGYNCAPTFTPSTAVANGTNTPTVNLTYNCVQVNQDTVTLNINGAPSTLSSLPITLTPNDNSATISQTVNLSNGAGSSTVSLTEGVIYTLSAPSVPGYTIHFSPQPLTVTENAIVTITLTGNAGTPVAINGQLTVCGTQLCNEHGDAIQLKGMSTHGLQWYGQGICVTSGSLDALRNNFKASVIRLSLYVQEGGYETDPSRFTNEVSTLIDEAFNRGIYVIVDWHILNPGDPNYNLTRAKKFFSDIATVHKNKNNILYEIANEPNGVNWATIKSYSEQIIPVIRAIDPKAPILVGTRAWSSLGVSEGATYQEIVNNPVRFPNIMYTFHFYAASHRDEYLNALDNASRILPIFVTEFGTQTYSGDGANDFAMSDRYMQLMASRKIGWTNWNYSDDFRSGAIWKTNTCSSGSWIDSNLKPAGVYIKNKIQTP; encoded by the coding sequence ATGAAATATCCTCTATCTAGTTTCGTACCCTTACTTATTTTAACTCAAAGTGTCTTTATACATTCTTTGCAGGCAGCCAATGTGGCGCAACCCACGACATGCATTTCTTCGCAATTTATCGCATCTGGTGATGAATATTGGAAATCCATAATCTTAAAATTAACAAATAACTGCGGCCAATCAGTCGATTTTCAAAATGCTACTGTTACTTTTAAAAATAAAACAGCGATTAACACTTCATTTTGGGGAGACTTTGCTCCCCTGCCCTATCCCGATAATGTCTTAAATATCAGTTCGCAAATACAAACCGATGGAAACTATCTAGCCACATTGAATTTGCATTTTCCGTCTTATCCTGGTGCGAATAGCAAGCTACCAAATGGTAACAGTATTCAAATTAAATATGGCGTCAGTTCTGATCAGCATTTGGAAGGGAGCACCAATGTTTACACGGGAACGCCTGTACAAACCGGGAGTTTGATTTTAAATAATTCCTCAGCCAAGCCCAACAATGTTAGCCAGAATTATGCCTTGGTTCACTTAACGATGAACGGACAAATTGTCAATGATATTCAACTTCCCTGGGCCAACACCATAACCCTAACGGACCTGGCAGCAGGAAATTACAGTTTAGCGCCAGAAAGTATTTCTGACAGCAATGGAAATAGTTATCAAGGCAGCGCAACTCCAGCCAGCTTTACTCTCGCAGCCAACAGCGTTGTTAACTCAACCGTCAGTTACACCTTAGTACAGCAAATTGGGAAAATTGCCATTCATTTACAAAATCTGCCAAATGAATTAACTGGTTACACTGCAAGTCCTTCTGTTTTATTAACACAAGTTCAAACTGGAAACGCGATATCGCAACAATTAACCTGGAATACCACCACCGTTGTTTCACAATTAAAAGAAGGAAGTAGTTACAATTTTTCAACAGCATTAATTAATTACAACGGTTACAATTGCGCTCCAACCTTTACACCTTCAACAGCTGTAGCAAATGGAACCAACACACCTACTGTCAATTTAACGTATAACTGTGTTCAAGTTAATCAGGATACAGTCACGTTAAATATAAATGGGGCACCATCAACACTATCCTCACTGCCCATTACTTTAACCCCTAATGATAACTCAGCCACCATCTCACAAACCGTTAATTTAAGCAATGGTGCTGGCTCGAGTACTGTTTCTTTAACAGAGGGCGTTATTTATACGCTTTCTGCCCCATCTGTACCTGGATATACCATTCACTTTTCACCACAACCTTTAACAGTTACTGAAAATGCAATAGTAACAATTACACTAACTGGAAATGCCGGTACTCCCGTCGCAATAAATGGTCAGTTAACAGTTTGCGGTACTCAACTTTGTAACGAGCATGGAGATGCTATTCAACTAAAAGGAATGAGTACTCATGGTTTGCAGTGGTATGGACAGGGTATCTGCGTCACTTCAGGCTCTTTAGATGCCCTACGCAATAATTTTAAGGCTAGTGTGATAAGACTCTCCTTGTATGTACAGGAAGGAGGATATGAGACTGATCCCAGCAGATTTACCAACGAAGTGAGCACCTTAATTGATGAAGCCTTTAATCGCGGAATTTATGTTATTGTCGATTGGCACATCTTAAATCCTGGCGATCCCAATTATAATTTAACTCGCGCTAAAAAATTCTTTAGCGATATAGCAACGGTTCACAAAAATAAAAATAATATCCTCTATGAGATTGCCAATGAACCTAATGGTGTAAACTGGGCAACCATCAAAAGTTATTCAGAGCAAATTATTCCAGTAATAAGAGCCATTGATCCTAAAGCTCCCATTCTTGTAGGTACCCGTGCATGGAGTTCATTAGGTGTTTCTGAAGGTGCGACCTATCAGGAAATAGTCAATAATCCTGTGCGCTTTCCTAACATTATGTATACTTTTCATTTTTATGCAGCTTCGCATCGCGATGAATATTTAAATGCGTTGGACAATGCTTCTCGAATTTTGCCCATTTTTGTAACAGAATTTGGCACTCAAACTTATAGTGGAGATGGAGCAAATGATTTTGCTATGTCTGATCGCTATATGCAACTAATGGCATCGCGAAAAATAGGATGGACTAACTGGAATTATTCTGATGATTTTCGCTCAGGTGCAATATGGAAAACAAATACTTGTTCCAGTGGATCCTGGATTGATAGTAATTTAAAACCAGCTGGCGTTTATATTAAAAATAAAATTCAAACTCCGTAG
- a CDS encoding outer membrane beta-barrel protein, producing MKIKNLALYILPLFVSSLSSYAGSQGSIASSHSFYLGVLGGYGSTTWEGLVPLRENQNAALSMSTPIDVHEGGGVWGVFTGYEFIPQLAIELNYMRYPDADVHFDPLSLFSFLNDNLTTFKTKTETVDLKAKVMLPISNTNFRLYSSVGAAGVHREDILVNDWHLSPAFGAGLNYRFNTHFMGELGGNYTAGYGEAQLNPTDAYFPFLYSVVLRLAYRF from the coding sequence GTGAAAATTAAAAATTTAGCATTATATATCTTACCATTATTCGTTTCCTCACTAAGTAGTTATGCGGGTTCACAAGGAAGTATTGCCTCTTCACATTCTTTTTATCTTGGGGTTTTAGGTGGTTACGGTTCCACAACCTGGGAAGGACTAGTGCCATTGAGAGAAAATCAAAATGCGGCACTTAGTATGTCCACTCCTATTGATGTTCACGAAGGAGGAGGGGTATGGGGCGTTTTTACCGGCTATGAATTTATCCCGCAATTGGCTATTGAATTAAACTATATGCGTTACCCGGATGCGGATGTACACTTTGATCCCCTAAGTCTATTTAGCTTTTTAAATGACAATTTAACAACATTTAAGACAAAAACTGAAACAGTAGATTTAAAGGCAAAAGTTATGCTGCCTATCTCTAATACAAATTTTAGACTTTATTCGAGTGTAGGTGCTGCCGGTGTTCATCGTGAAGATATTCTCGTCAATGATTGGCATTTAAGTCCTGCTTTTGGAGCTGGTTTAAATTATCGCTTTAATACTCATTTCATGGGTGAACTGGGAGGAAATTATACGGCTGGTTATGGCGAGGCTCAGCTAAATCCAACTGATGCTTACTTCCCATTTCTCTACTCTGTAGTTTTACGTCTGGCTTATCGTTTTTAA